The segment GCGTCCACCATCTTCCCCGAGATGGTCGGTCACACGATCGCCGTTCACGACGGACGCAAGCACGTCCCCGTCTATGTAACCGAGTCCATGGTCGGCCACAAGCTGGGAGAGTTCTCTCCGACCCGCACCTTCAAGGGTCACGCAGCCGAC is part of the Berryella intestinalis genome and harbors:
- the rpsS gene encoding 30S ribosomal protein S19; this translates as MSRSLKKGPFVEPRLLGRIEAMNEAGTKDVVKTWSRASTIFPEMVGHTIAVHDGRKHVPVYVTESMVGHKLGEFSPTRTFKGHAADKRKK